The sequence below is a genomic window from Escherichia marmotae.
ACTGAAAAGCTCTGCGTTGCGGCTGCCATTGGCGTAATACTTCACAACCAAATGCCTGTAATGAGGTGATCCTGGCACCATCATGCGGATAAATCTGCAGGCGAATACTGCCTTTTTCCAGCGTCACAGACTCTCCCACAGGCCCAGGCCAGGGCGCGTCAAACGCCTGTTGTAGCGCCAGATAATGCTCGTTATTCCGTTCAGTTTTCATGAGATTGTTCCCTGATGTAGCGGTAAGAAGCGGTTTCTTGTTCATCGGTCGGCTCAATCAGCCAGACGCAAACAAAGGAAAGAACTGAGACAGCAAATAAAAACAGAGCGACATACCACGGTTTTCCCCCTCCCAGCGCCAGCAAACTTGAGGCGATAAGGGGGCTTAGTCCGCCAAGTATTGCGGAAAATTGATAGGCAAAAGAAAGACCGGTATATCGTACTTTGGTGCCGAACATGCGGGTGAAAAGTGTCGGCTGCACGGCAAACATCATCGTCGGGCCTAAGTTATAGCCGAGGATCATACTGCACCAGATGATGAGCGTACTTTTACTATCCAGTAATAAGAAGAAAGGAAACGCGAACAGGACACAAAATCCCGCACCTGACAAATACAGACATTTTTGACCTATACGGTCTGATAACCACCCGACCAACGGACAACTGAAAATACCGATCGCCGAGGCAATCAACATGCCCGTCAGAGGAATATCTCGCGATAATGCTAATTGGCTGGAAATATAAACGATACCAAAGGCGTTAATAATATTGGAGGAGACACTCTCTGCCAGCCTCGCGCCCAGCGCTAATAAAATATTTCGCGGATGTTTTTTGAATAATTCAATCAACGGAGGAACGGACTTTTCTTTATTATTCGTCGTTTTTTGCTTTTGAAAATCCAGTGTCTCCTCAGTATGCAGGCGGATAAATAACCCAACGATCA
It includes:
- a CDS encoding MFS transporter codes for the protein MSETLPTPQEGLSGKAMRRVVMGSFAGALMEWYDFFIFGTAAGLVFAPLFFPNSDPFIGLIAAFATFGVGFLTRPLGGIVFGHFGDKIGRKITLIWTLAIVGCSTFLIGFIPTYQEIGIWAPLILMALRLIQGFGLGGEYGGAALMTIESAPESRRGFLGSLPQTAASVGIMLATGIFALCNHLLTQEQFLSWGWRIPFWLSAVMLIVGLFIRLHTEETLDFQKQKTTNNKEKSVPPLIELFKKHPRNILLALGARLAESVSSNIINAFGIVYISSQLALSRDIPLTGMLIASAIGIFSCPLVGWLSDRIGQKCLYLSGAGFCVLFAFPFFLLLDSKSTLIIWCSMILGYNLGPTMMFAVQPTLFTRMFGTKVRYTGLSFAYQFSAILGGLSPLIASSLLALGGGKPWYVALFLFAVSVLSFVCVWLIEPTDEQETASYRYIREQSHEN